The following are encoded together in the Pseudomonas sediminis genome:
- a CDS encoding heavy-metal-associated domain-containing protein, with protein sequence MQQFKVSGMSCGHCVRVVTQAIQALDQAASVEVDLAAGLVRVQGNLDAAQIQAAIREEGYEVAPA encoded by the coding sequence CAAAGTTAGCGGAATGTCCTGCGGTCATTGCGTGCGCGTCGTCACCCAGGCAATCCAGGCGCTGGACCAGGCGGCCAGCGTCGAAGTCGATCTGGCCGCTGGGCTGGTACGAGTGCAGGGCAATCTGGACGCTGCGCAGATCCAGGCCGCCATCCGTGAAGAAGGTTACGAGGTTGCGCCCGCCTAG
- a CDS encoding TetR family transcriptional regulator — MRRTKEDAEKTRCAILAAAEQLFLERGVAHTSLEHIARHAGVTRGAVYWHFQNKAHLFHEMLNQVRLPLEPLAEQLAAVDGLASLQLLRDLCIEAMANLVLDEQRRRILTVLLRRCEFTEDLREAEERHEAFVNQFIALCEQQFALPEVQPHLHPGITPRLASRTLHALIVGLFSDWLRDPNLFDAQTDTPAMIDSCFRGLLRQWP, encoded by the coding sequence ATGCGTAGAACCAAAGAAGATGCGGAGAAAACCCGCTGCGCCATCCTCGCCGCTGCGGAACAGTTGTTCCTCGAGCGCGGGGTCGCCCATACCAGCCTCGAGCATATCGCCCGGCATGCTGGGGTCACGCGCGGCGCGGTTTATTGGCATTTCCAGAACAAGGCGCACCTGTTCCACGAAATGCTCAATCAGGTACGCCTGCCATTGGAGCCACTGGCCGAACAGTTGGCCGCAGTCGACGGCCTGGCGTCGCTGCAGTTACTGCGCGACCTGTGCATAGAAGCCATGGCCAATCTGGTGCTGGATGAGCAACGCCGGCGCATCCTCACCGTGCTGCTGCGCCGCTGCGAGTTCACCGAGGATTTACGCGAAGCCGAAGAGCGCCACGAAGCCTTCGTCAATCAGTTCATCGCCCTGTGCGAACAACAGTTCGCCCTGCCAGAGGTGCAACCGCACCTGCACCCCGGCATCACCCCACGCCTGGCCTCGCGCACGCTGCACGCGCTAATCGTCGGCCTGTTCAGCGATTGGCTGCGCGATCCCAATCTGTTCGACGCCCAGACCGACACGCCAGCGATGATCGACAGCTGCTTTCGCGGCCTGCTGCGGCAGTGGCCATAG